A genome region from Brassica oleracea var. oleracea cultivar TO1000 chromosome C2, BOL, whole genome shotgun sequence includes the following:
- the LOC106327557 gene encoding uncharacterized protein LOC106327557 encodes MGPDKHSTRLLNTLKMERVRTILTHTYPYPHEHSRHAIIAVFLGCLFFISSDNMHTLIEKFSLKWWSMYACLLGFFYFFSSPFIGKTIRPNYSNFSRWYIAWILVAALYHLPNFQSMGLDLRMNLSLFLTIYISSIVFLVVFHIIFLALWYVGLVSRVAGRRPEILTILQNCAVLSMACCIFYSHCGNRAILRQKPPRRQYSSLFSFWKREHRHSTWIAQLIRMNKLKDQVCSSWFAPVGSANDYPLLSKWFIYGEIACNGSCPDSSNEISPIYSLWATFIGLYIANYVVERSTGWALTHPLSVDKVEKLKKEQMKPNFLDMVPWYSGTSADLFKTVFDLLVSVTVFLGRFDMRMLQAAMTKSCDGTKREELLYDHLANKDNFWFDFMADTGDGGNSSYAVAKLLAQPTLQVSVDGETRPLPRGNVLLIGGDLAYPNPSAFTYEKRLFCPFEYALQPPHWYKNDSIAVDKPELPEGVKDLKDYDGPQCFLIPGNHDWFDGLNTFMRYICHKSWLGGWLMPQKKSYFALQLPKGWWVFGLDLALHGDIDVDQFKFFAELVKEKVKEDDAVIIITHEPSWLLDWYWSSDTGQNVRHLICDVLKYRCKLRMAGDLHHYMRHSCTQSDAPVQVQHLLVNGCGGAFLHPTHVFSKFSKYYGASYASKAAYPSFHDSSKIALGNILKFRKKNWQFDFIGGIIYFILVFSLFPQCKLAHILRGDSFSGHLESFLGTVWTAFVYVMEQSYVSFTGVLVLLITAIIFVPSKISRKKRVVIGVLHVTAHLMAALILMLMLELGIEICIQHNLLANSGYHTLYQWYKSVESEHFPDPTGLRARIEQWTFGLYPACIKYLMSAFDVPEVMAVTRTNICKEGMESLSRSGAVIYYASVFLYFWVFSTPVVSLVFGSYLYISINWLHIHFDEAFSSLRIANYKSFTRFHIKENKDIEVFTLAVDKVPKDWKLDKHWDAEPKQSGVMSHKREFPSKWCASSAQQDPVATVKVVDYFLIHRSQNQNGEC; translated from the exons ATGGGCCCTGACAAACATTCGACTCGTTTATTGAATACCCTCAAAATGGAGAGGGTCAGAACGATTCTAACCCATACTTACCCTTACCCGCATGAGCATTCTCGCCATGCTATCATTGCTGTGTTTCTCGGCTGCCTATTCTTTATTTCTTCCGATAACATGCACACCCTCATAGAAAAGTTTTCCCTCAAGTGGTGGTCCATGTATGCATGCTTGCTCGGATTTTTCTACTTCTTTTCTTCTCCTTTTATTGGCAAGACTATCAGACCAAACTACTCCAACTTCAGTCGGTGGTACATTGCCTGGATTTTAGTTGCAGCTTTGTATCATCTTCCTAACTTTCAGTCAATGGGTTTGGATTTGAGGATGAATTTGTCCTTGTTTTTGACAATTTACATATCTTCAATAGTCTTCCTTGTTGTCTTCCACATCATTTTTCTTGCCCTTTGGTATGTTGGTCTTGTTTCTCGCGTGGCTGGAAGACGCCCTGAGATCTTAACCATTCTTCAAAACTGCGCT GTTCTTAGCATGGCTTGCTGCATCTTTTACAGCCATTGTGGTAATCGAGCTATTCTGAGGCAAAAGCCTCCTCGAAGACAGTATTCTAGCTTGTTTTCATTCTGGAAAAGAGAACATAGGCACAGTACATGGATTGCACAATTAATTCGTATGAATAAGCTGAAAGACCAAGTGTGCTCCTCGTGGTTTGCTCCTGTTGGATCTGCAAATGACTATCCACTGTTATCCAAATGGTTCATTTATGGAGAG ATTGCGTGCAATGGTTCCTGTCCTGATTCATCTAACGAAATTTCTCCAATATACTCATTGTGGGCCACATTTATTGGTCTTTACATTGCCAATTATGTAGTGGAGAGATCAACAGG GTGGGCTCTGACACACCCTCTGTCAGTAGACAAAGTTGAGAAGCTGAAGAAGGAGCAAATGAAACCAAATTTCTTAGATATGGTTCCTTGGTATTCAGG AACATCGGCTGATTTGTTTAAAACTGTGTTTGACCTCCTCGTATCAGTAACGGTCTTTCTTGGCCGCTTTGACATGCGGATGCTGCAG GCTGCAATGACCAAATCTTGTGATGGAACCAAGAGGGAAGAACTTTTATATGACCACCTTGCTAATAAGGACAATTTTTGGTTTGATTTCATGGCGGACACTGGTGATGGTGGGAATTCATCATACGCTGTAGCGAAACTTCTTGCTCAGCCTACTCTCCAAGTCTCGGTGGATGGTGAAACTAGACCGTTGCCTCGGGGTAATGTACTGCTTATTGGAGGAGATCTTGC GTACCCCAATCCATCAGCGTTTACATATGAAAAACGTCTCTTTTGTCCATTTGAGTATGCGCTACAGCCTCCCCATTGGTATAAAAATGACTCTATTGCCGTTGACAAGCCAGAATTACCTGAGGGAGTGAAAGATCTAAAGGATTATGATGGTCCCCAATGTTTCCTCATCCCAGGAAACCATG ACTGGTTTGACGGACTCAATACATTCATGAGGTATATATGCCATAAGAGTTGGTTAGGCGGCTGGTTAATGCCCCAGAAGAAAAGCTATTTTGCGTTGCAGCTACCTAAGGGATGGTGGGTGTTTGGTTTGGATCTTGCACTTCATGGTGATATTGATGTTGACCAGTTCAAATTCTTCGCCGAATTGGTGAAGGAGAAG GTTAAGGAGGATGATGCGGTGATCATTATCACGCATGAACCCAGCTGGCTTCTTGATTGGTACTGGAGCAGCGATACAGGGCAGAACGTGAGGCATCTGATATGCGACGTTTTAAAGTACAGGTGTAAACTCAGAATGGCAGGGGATTTGCATCATTATATGCGACATTCATGTACTCAATCAGATGCGCCTGTCCAGGTCCAACATCTTCTTGTAAATGGCTGTGGAGGAGCTTTTCTACATCCCACCCATGTGTTCAGCAAATTTTCAAAGTACTATGGGGCTTCCTATGCAAGCAAGGCTGCCTACCCTTCTTTTCATGATTCTAGCAAG ATTGCTTTGGGGAATATTTTGAAGTTCCGGAAAAAGAACTGGCAATTTGATTTCATAGGTGGCATTATATACTTTATCCTGGTCTTTTCATTGTTCCCTCAG TGTAAGCTAGCCCACATCTTACGAGGTGATTCCTTTTCTGGACACCTGGAGAGTTTCTTAGGCACAGTGTGGACCGCTTTTGTGTATGTGATGGAACAATCATACGTGTCGTTTACGGGTGTCCTGGTGTTGCTAATCACTGCAATCATATTTGTGCCCTCAAAGATATCTCGGAAGAAAAGAGTGGTAATCGGAGTTCTCCATGTTACTGCTCACCTGATGGCAGCTCTGATTCTCATGTTGATGTTGGAACTAGGCATAGAGATCTGTATTCAACATAATCTACTTGCAAATTCTG GGTATCATACGTTGTATCAGTGGTACAAATCAGTGGAAAGCGAGCATTTCCCGGACCCTACTGGCCTTAGAGCCCGTATCGAACAATGGACGTTTGGCCTTTATCCAGCGTGTATCAAGTATCTTATGTCAGCATTTGATGTTCCTGAG GTGATGGCGGTTACCCGGACCAACATATGCAAAGAAGGAATGGAATCTCTGTCCCGAAGCGGAGCTGTCATATATTATGCTTCTGTCTTCCTTTACTTCTGGGTCTTTTCAACACCTGTGGTGTCTTTGGTGTTTGGAAGCTACTTGTATATCAGCATCAACTGGCTCCACATCCATTTTGATGAAGCTTTCTCTTCACTCCGCATTGCCAATTACAAATCTTTCACTCGTTTCCACATCAAAGAGAATAAAGACATTGAAGTATTCACTCTCGCGGTTGACAAG GTGCCAAAAGACTGGAAGCTAGACAAACATTGGGATGCAGAGCCGAAACAGAGTGGGGTGATGAGCCATAAGAGAGAGTTTCCAAGTAAATGGTGTGCATCATCAGCGCAACAAGACCCTGTTGCTACCGTGAAAGTAGTTGATTATTTCCTTATTCATAGATCACAGAACCAAAACGGAGAATGTTAG
- the LOC106325055 gene encoding uncharacterized protein LOC106325055 isoform X3 — MQLKNHPDELWEDGMNDYISHASNILEKFKDVVNWLKQSKGRGDNVSPESTGAEKKQVGEVENNYVKPASNNSLFASNTQPGIFSTNQSSNFSSSPFGLASNSQTGSFSSGQFGLAKSNSQPSFSFSNNQNPFSSGVTPVSIPTKRDSPEDADGEDEEPQPSSPSVRKTEEKGVTVVHEVKCKLYVKSNDPTDKGAWKDKGTGNLCIKCKEGVDKGTKESKPTILVRNDVGKLLLNALLYAGIKTSAQKNALVAIFHSSEDSNENVTPRTFLIRTKTAEARDKLATAIQEYAPSS; from the exons ATGCAGCTGAAGAATCATCCTGATGAACTCTGGGAAGATGGGATGAATGACTACATTAGCCATGCTTCCAACATTCTG GAAAAGTTTAAAGATGTTGTCAACTGGCTAAAACAAAGTAAGGGAAGGGGGGATAATGTATCCCCTGAATCTACTGGAGCAGAGAAGAAACAGGTGGGTGAAGTCGAGAATAACTACGTTAAACCAGCTTCAAATAACAGCCTCTTTGCTTCAAACACTCAACCTGGCATCTTCTCCACCAATCAATCTTCCAATTTTTCCAGCAGTCCATTTGGTTTAGCATCCAATAGTCAAACTGGATCTTTTAGTAGTGGCCAGTTTGGTCTAGCCAAAAGCAATAGCCAACCTTCTTTCTCATTTTCTAATAATCAAAATCCTTTTTCATCCGGAG TTACTCCAGTTTCCATACCTACAAAGCGGGATTCCCCAGAAGATGCAGACGGTG AAGATGAAGAACCTCAACCGAGCAGCCCATCTGTCAGAAAGACCGAAGAGAAGGGTGTTACTGTGGTCCATGAAGTCAAATGCAAACTTTATGTCAAG TCAAATGACCCAACAGATAAAGGTGCATGGAAAGATAAAGGAACTGGGAATCTCTGCATAAAATGCAAAGAAGGCGTCGACAAGGGGACAAAAGAATCTAAACCCACAATCCTTGTCCGAAACGAT GTCGGGAAGCTGCTTCTTAATGCTCTACTGTACGCTGGAATCAAGACGAGTGCACAGAAGAACGCACTTGTTGCAATATTTCACTCCTCG GAGGATTCCAACGAGAATGTAACACCTAGAACCTTTCTGATAAGGACAAAGACAGCAGAGGCTAGGGATAAGTTAGCAACAGCCATCCAAGAATACGCACCTTCTTCATAA
- the LOC106325055 gene encoding uncharacterized protein LOC106325055 isoform X1: MRGRKRAAVSESFPEANQSPFKNAKPVEGTLFGTTQHSSASLDKQRAELARKHVRAVNNQFVSWVQMQLKNHPDELWEDGMNDYISHASNILEKFKDVVNWLKQSKGRGDNVSPESTGAEKKQVGEVENNYVKPASNNSLFASNTQPGIFSTNQSSNFSSSPFGLASNSQTGSFSSGQFGLAKSNSQPSFSFSNNQNPFSSGVTPVSIPTKRDSPEDADGEDEEPQPSSPSVRKTEEKGVTVVHEVKCKLYVKSNDPTDKGAWKDKGTGNLCIKCKEGVDKGTKESKPTILVRNDVGKLLLNALLYAGIKTSAQKNALVAIFHSSEDSNENVTPRTFLIRTKTAEARDKLATAIQEYAPSS, translated from the exons ATGAGGGGACGCAAACGCGCCGCTGTTTCCGAATCGTTTCCCGAAGCCAACCAATCTCCC TTTAAGAATGCAAAACCAGTGGAAGGAACCTTGTTTGGTACTACTCAGCATAGTTCGGCGTCATTGGATAAACAGAGAGCTGAGTTAGCTAGGAAGCATGTCAGAGCTGTTAATAATCAATTTGTAAG TTGGGTGCAAATGCAGCTGAAGAATCATCCTGATGAACTCTGGGAAGATGGGATGAATGACTACATTAGCCATGCTTCCAACATTCTG GAAAAGTTTAAAGATGTTGTCAACTGGCTAAAACAAAGTAAGGGAAGGGGGGATAATGTATCCCCTGAATCTACTGGAGCAGAGAAGAAACAGGTGGGTGAAGTCGAGAATAACTACGTTAAACCAGCTTCAAATAACAGCCTCTTTGCTTCAAACACTCAACCTGGCATCTTCTCCACCAATCAATCTTCCAATTTTTCCAGCAGTCCATTTGGTTTAGCATCCAATAGTCAAACTGGATCTTTTAGTAGTGGCCAGTTTGGTCTAGCCAAAAGCAATAGCCAACCTTCTTTCTCATTTTCTAATAATCAAAATCCTTTTTCATCCGGAG TTACTCCAGTTTCCATACCTACAAAGCGGGATTCCCCAGAAGATGCAGACGGTG AAGATGAAGAACCTCAACCGAGCAGCCCATCTGTCAGAAAGACCGAAGAGAAGGGTGTTACTGTGGTCCATGAAGTCAAATGCAAACTTTATGTCAAG TCAAATGACCCAACAGATAAAGGTGCATGGAAAGATAAAGGAACTGGGAATCTCTGCATAAAATGCAAAGAAGGCGTCGACAAGGGGACAAAAGAATCTAAACCCACAATCCTTGTCCGAAACGAT GTCGGGAAGCTGCTTCTTAATGCTCTACTGTACGCTGGAATCAAGACGAGTGCACAGAAGAACGCACTTGTTGCAATATTTCACTCCTCG GAGGATTCCAACGAGAATGTAACACCTAGAACCTTTCTGATAAGGACAAAGACAGCAGAGGCTAGGGATAAGTTAGCAACAGCCATCCAAGAATACGCACCTTCTTCATAA
- the LOC106325055 gene encoding uncharacterized protein LOC106325055 isoform X2, with protein sequence MRGRKRAAVSESFPEANQSPLKNHPDELWEDGMNDYISHASNILEKFKDVVNWLKQSKGRGDNVSPESTGAEKKQVGEVENNYVKPASNNSLFASNTQPGIFSTNQSSNFSSSPFGLASNSQTGSFSSGQFGLAKSNSQPSFSFSNNQNPFSSGVTPVSIPTKRDSPEDADGEDEEPQPSSPSVRKTEEKGVTVVHEVKCKLYVKSNDPTDKGAWKDKGTGNLCIKCKEGVDKGTKESKPTILVRNDVGKLLLNALLYAGIKTSAQKNALVAIFHSSEDSNENVTPRTFLIRTKTAEARDKLATAIQEYAPSS encoded by the exons ATGAGGGGACGCAAACGCGCCGCTGTTTCCGAATCGTTTCCCGAAGCCAACCAATCTCCC CTGAAGAATCATCCTGATGAACTCTGGGAAGATGGGATGAATGACTACATTAGCCATGCTTCCAACATTCTG GAAAAGTTTAAAGATGTTGTCAACTGGCTAAAACAAAGTAAGGGAAGGGGGGATAATGTATCCCCTGAATCTACTGGAGCAGAGAAGAAACAGGTGGGTGAAGTCGAGAATAACTACGTTAAACCAGCTTCAAATAACAGCCTCTTTGCTTCAAACACTCAACCTGGCATCTTCTCCACCAATCAATCTTCCAATTTTTCCAGCAGTCCATTTGGTTTAGCATCCAATAGTCAAACTGGATCTTTTAGTAGTGGCCAGTTTGGTCTAGCCAAAAGCAATAGCCAACCTTCTTTCTCATTTTCTAATAATCAAAATCCTTTTTCATCCGGAG TTACTCCAGTTTCCATACCTACAAAGCGGGATTCCCCAGAAGATGCAGACGGTG AAGATGAAGAACCTCAACCGAGCAGCCCATCTGTCAGAAAGACCGAAGAGAAGGGTGTTACTGTGGTCCATGAAGTCAAATGCAAACTTTATGTCAAG TCAAATGACCCAACAGATAAAGGTGCATGGAAAGATAAAGGAACTGGGAATCTCTGCATAAAATGCAAAGAAGGCGTCGACAAGGGGACAAAAGAATCTAAACCCACAATCCTTGTCCGAAACGAT GTCGGGAAGCTGCTTCTTAATGCTCTACTGTACGCTGGAATCAAGACGAGTGCACAGAAGAACGCACTTGTTGCAATATTTCACTCCTCG GAGGATTCCAACGAGAATGTAACACCTAGAACCTTTCTGATAAGGACAAAGACAGCAGAGGCTAGGGATAAGTTAGCAACAGCCATCCAAGAATACGCACCTTCTTCATAA